Below is a genomic region from Triticum dicoccoides isolate Atlit2015 ecotype Zavitan chromosome 5A, WEW_v2.0, whole genome shotgun sequence.
GGCGATCGATCGGCCGATCTCGTCTTGATCTCTGCTACTATAGTTAGTTTTGGgaaatctcaaaaaaaaaaaaagagttaGTGTTGGGGTTTTGGCACGCTGCGAGGCAGCTCTATCGGCTGCGCCGGCCGGCGCGATGTTCCCGGCCGTAATAAGTGATGTGAGGAACCGCGCGCCAGTAATTCGGCAACCAACAACGCGCTACGCAACAGAAGCGTCCGAGATAGGTGCGTGCGTGCGTGACACACGAGTCACGCCGCGGCGAGAGCGGCGCGCGGCGGGTATCTCGTTgccccccgccccgccccgccccgcccgatCACCAACGTTGCCATCGCCGTCTCCATCGGCCTCATCCACAGGGGAATAATTATGGGCCGGAAAAAAACGGTTCGGCCGCCGCAGGCCCAAATGAACCGTTCATAATCGGCACGAGTCAGGAGGGGTCCTCTCTCGTCACCGCAAACCAACGTTTTCAGGAAGCAGGGCGTGGTACCTACTACGTACGTGCAGAGTCGTGGAAGTTGCGGCGCACCGGCCGTTGGAGGAGAAGTGCGGGGAACAACCACATCCCTTCTTCTTTTCCGTGCCCCAGTGCATATCTCTCTTCGGCCGGACGGATATGCATGCATGACACGGTAAAGGAAAAAAAAAAGGATAAGACATGCACGACTTGTTCCATGTCTGATTGATGGGGCGGCAGCTCTCCCGAGACGACGAtaacggccgtggggaggaggaatCCGGTCTTCATGGGCTGCTCGCGAGCGCCCTCTTCCCAGATGCTTAGCGGGCCTCTAATCCTGGCCTTCTTCGCATCGGCGCAGTGCATTTCGGGCCGTTTTACCAGCTGCGATGAGCGGAAAAATGCCACGACACTGGCCCAAAACGACAAGAAAAGTCCCTATATTGACCTAAAAAAATTCCCTATTGAAACTGAGGTCACATGGGCGGCGAGAAAAAAAAACGGAATCACTATGAATCTGACGCCAGTTTTATAGTGGCAATTGGGGGCGAACAAGTTCGTAGCTGTTAGATGTTCGCACGGATCTTAAAGTGTTAGACCCAGACAAATCAACATGGCAAATAATTGAATCAAACCCTGTCAACATTTATTCGTTTATAGTTTTTTGCCATGGAAAAAGTGTTTAtagcttttgccatgtcacgcacATAGATTTTGCCATGCCAAAAACACCCTTTTTGGCCATGGCAAATTAATTAAGATTTTTGCTATGGCAAAAAAGTTCAAACCCGTTGCCATACAAACCAACACACTTTTTGTCATGCAAATTAGTTAAGCTTTTTACTATGGCGAAAAATTTCAACCCGTTGCCATGCAAACCAACACATCTTTGTAAACCATTTTGCCATTATTTTCTCCCATGCTCATATGGCAAATTCACTCGTAACTTTTGTACTCCTAAGTTCCCGCATGCTTGGCAAATCTACATTCATGAGGTTGCCAAACAATTGAACAAGAATATCTAGGGTCACAAAACGTGGCAACTAACCAACAAGTGGGACCTCATACTTTTTTGGGACTGTAATGGCAAACTAATGTGCCATGGCAATCAATTTTTGCCATGAGTTTTTGGAGCATTTAAATTTTTTCTGTTGGACCTTGCAAATTTCTTTTTTGCACCATGGCAAATTTTCTTTACATACCAAGGCATATTTATTTTACGGACAATGGCAATTTTTCCTTCTTAACCATGGTAATTTTCCTTTTGAAACCAttgatttttttaccacggcaaatGCAGAAATTTAATTTTAGTTGCATGGCAAATTTAATATTTTCGACACACAAAGTTTTTATGAACAAAACCATTGTAAAatactttttgttttttcttattttttcttcaCGTTTTTTGGGGTTTGGACATTTTTTGGTGCAACACTAGGCAACTGGACTGTGCCTGGCCATTTTTCAGTTTGGGCCGGCAGGATCTGTGCCGGATGGGTCAACAGATAAGACTATACCCCGTTTCACGCGGGGCTTTAAGCGCttagttttttttttcctttttcctttttgttttctgaTTTCTTTTTATTCGGACAGATGCGGAAAGGAGGCGCTGGGGAGGTGGACAACAGAAATGAAAAGGAGACGGAGGGGAATGGTTTGTGTGCGGCTAAGGTAGCTTCTCTATCTCGCGTTCGCGCTGAGACTGAGCACTTTACCTTTAATCACTAGAAAAGCTCGAGCCAGGGTCCTATTTTCGTTCTCCATGACTTTAAAGCTGCTTCTCTTTATCAATTTTGGACAGTTCTGTAAACATTGGTTTCAGGGGTTCTATGACCAAAATCTGACCGAACGACTGAAAACATGGGCATGGTAGAGCTTGTGCGCCAAGATTCGTGCGGGTAATCGAATGGTAGCTAAGATGTTTGCTCGAACCTGCAGAAAATCTGGCATTCGAGTTTTACAGTTTGGGGAAAAAATAGTGCTAGAACAATTTCACCATTATACAGTGGACCATCATCATACAATAATCTTGTAATGCTGCCTATGAACATCAAGTGGGTAATAAAAGTGGAGCAGGTTTCTCGAAACAAAATTCACTAGGAAGCACACATGCATACGTATAGACTTCAGAATCTGGCCGGTACAGTACAGTCCAAGTCAACCAGATCCACCACTGAGAGAATAATAATTTCCTGTGCTGTAGCCTGTATGTAGACCCAGTGATAATATTTTCTGATTAACCTGTCCGTGACAGTGGTCCGGGCAATGATAGTACCCCTTTCCCTTTCTCCGGCCAAATCCACGCCCAGATCTCCACTCACAACCTGGCAGCCAGCCAGCCAGGcttgaggccaactccaccgcgcgactttaaacggacgtctgttttgttcgaattctgtccgtttgggtagggatttggggtTGTGTCCGGACGTGTCCTGAAATGCGGTGGCTATGCGCCAACCGCGCGGACGCATCCTGTCAGCATATTATTTCTTTGCAAGTCATTAGCTTTATTTCATCATTTTTTTTTGATACATGGATTGGTACATGGAAAATgcatcatcacattttgactagtaaagcaagaccaaaaaaagaagaacaacaagaatacattttagaagatagccAACTTCTATAACTGCccccttgagttgggttagggccttctcgatgcactcattgttgatctgtggaggggggtcgatctggcatcctcctttcttcttcaagccagaaggctcgatctggcatcctcctttcttcttcaagccagaaggctcgatctggcatcctcctttcttcttcaagccggAAGTTGATGTTgcttcctcctcacacctagtctcgtgtctagcctctaatctagcaacaagtgcactggTCTCATttttagcctctatgctagctaaaagtgcacgaacatgtactaaatttcgctctatcaatatatcgatgtactcttcttcccaataccaaaacttgcatccattctacacatcaaattttgaagttagcacaactagtcaaatctaaagcacaaaccgaagctaaaaaaagtgcataccccatcgtttaagcacctgatgaacacccatccgggatgttccggcgttgtagacacgcggcgcacgaccatccttgggcagtgctcgcacttaatgagtggcaacggtgcgccggcgagcttttgggcaagcaccgagcccggccgaccgccattcgtgtatctgccggcggaccaccgacggtgcagatccgagcggctagaggaggagccactgcctgcatgtggccttgcggccctgccagggccttccggcgaggtgcccggccagtccatggcgcggcccgaCCTCCCACAGCCggccgagctcaagaccgaccggatccgccccaaaaccggccggcgggtgcgcaaaccaggtggccgtggttgggtagctcggcggcgccGAGGGGGAGGGGTTGGGCGAGCTCGCGTCCGAActgcacggctgcaatggcagcggcggcagcgaggggaagagtggggaagagtggagggggtgcggccggagggagggagggggcggatagaaaaaggcccgtcttgtgccaccgacaggcgggccaagggaggacacgcgcagacgacctgcgcgtccgcgtggtgtccgtttcacctcaaaagcggcgcaaacttgggacgcggatgggtcgaaagcggacacaaaacggacaaaaatCCGTTTGCTCCCGCGCGTTGGGTCGCCTTTTTTGTCTCTTTTACCCCAAATGAACGGGGTGGGAcaagatagggtcgcgcggtggagttggcctgagaTCCAGAAGAGGAGAGGATCGGTTCAAAACAAGAGAAAGAAATGACTCGAGGGGTCAGCTGCCAGATCAATGATTAATAAAGGTACACTAGAAGACGAAGCGAAGGTGAAAAAGGGAGAGGCAAATGCTGGCACAGCGTAAATTTCCAAGGGAGCAggcatagcagcagcagcatctttGCATGCCCCAGATCTTCATTCTTCCACATGCAGAAGCAGAAAGCAGTGAAGAATCTCGTGGTAGAATCCGGACAAGTTGTCGTCATTTCACACTACAATCACGGAGCCTGGACGAAAGATGTGCCGATCCAGGGATAAATTACGCTCAATAGTCCTGCCCGGTGAAAAGTGTAAACACGCCCTGCCGACAGTTTGCCATCTTGGGTGACTCAGGACAGAATGGCCAAATGAAGCAATTCCAGTCCATCATACTCCTTCCGTCCCGTAATATAAGACGATTTTATAAGCTGGGACGGAGGGGGTAGACATGAGGAAAAGCTTATGCTGTAAATTTCCAGCAGAAGGGAAAGAACAAAGAGCTAAACACCTTGAATAGACTGGACAGCAAAAAAAAGTAGCTAAGCTTACTGAACAAACTGTTGAATTTCATTCACAGAACCAGATTGGATAGTTGTTCAGTTCATCATGTGAAGTGCGCACTCAACCAAACGAGAGCATGTTCCATAGTTACATTATTATCTATATATATCGACCTTAATAATATACTGAAGCATAGATTCGATATTATCCACAGTTCCACACCACCTACCCACGACGAAGCGCAGCGAAGCTTATACTCCCACAAATTGCATCGCCGAGCTCACCTCTCGCGCTTTCTCTTCAACGGGAGCAGCTTCTTCACCTTGTCTGAGCTTCTGTTCACCGATTCTGCGTCTTCTACGCGGCGGAAGCCAAGGTGCGACGACAAGTTCTCCACTTCGACTTTGGCGACATCCTTTCTCACTCCTATGTCGGTGATGTATCTACCGGCACAGTACATCCCGGCTGTGACAGTGGCCATTCCAAGCGGACCGGCAGCAAAAATCTTGAACGGAGTGGACAGAAGAGCTGCCAGAGGCACGCCAATGGCGGAGGATGCTTGCCCGCTCACCCCGATGCCAGGTTCATCCACGGGTACAAGTCCAGTCTTGCAGTAGAGTGCAAAGTCCTCGCAATTCTTCTCGAACATGTCGTAGTTGCCAAACCCATTCTGAAGCAAGTGCATAGCTCTCCGGACCACAACCTCCGATGGGTCTGACTGGGCAATGGTGCAGGTTCCCCCACGAAATTTTGCAAGGAAAATTGCAGGTGGCACTCCGTACTCGAAGCAGTAGAGGGAGCCATTGCCAAGAAAGCAATCCAAGCAGGTGAGTACGACCCCACTATCGGCCAGCTGAAAACCACAGTCTGGGAATGTTGGGCACTCTGATGAAGCCTGTGAGATCAGGCCAGAGATGGAGTTGGATGAATCCGAAGATTCAACTTCCTTCTTTCGTGTAAAATGGACCACTTTGCTTCCTCCAACATAAATACCTGAACACGGAATTAGTAGCAACTGGATAAGAAAGTGGCTAACACTAGAACAATTTCTCCATAAGCAATATCCAATAAAATAGAAACAGATGCAGGGAAAATAGACAGGTTGGTGTGTGAGCGGGTGAGTGTGGGGCAGGGGATAAGACAGTTTGTCCAAAAAAAAACTGACAACGGGCACTTTATTAAAGCATCAAGATTCTACAGTTTTGACAAATAATGCAGCTTTTCCGTGCATGTACCCATGGCATCATGCGCAAAACATACAGCATGTCCTCCCTGCATATGGGCTATGGCCCTCACTGAATGCACAAAAAGGAGCACCTCAATAGATAGAACACTGCATGGGCGAATAAAAAGCACTGATCATTTTGGCTCCCTTGGATGTAGCCTCACCAAATCAGCAACAACTAATATGGATCCGAGGGAGCAGTTTTTTTgcagacaattaatatggatcaaagATAAAAGGGGTAACTCCGATAAAGTTGgaataataaaacaaattaaaatttGATGGTACTTTGATGATTCTAGTCTACAGTTACTCCAAACGAATTAATAATAAGAAGGCTTGAAGTGGTTATCTCTTAGAGTGAGAGCAATCTGGAATTAATAATAAGAAGGCTACTCCACGAAGACAGCAAAGAGCAGATACGGACAGACAAGTAGGTCAGCAGTAGGTGAGCAGCAACAAGTGCCATTTGTTCTACATGTAAAGCAAGGAACATGGCATGTGGCATCCCAGCCATCTGGAAGGAGTTGGGGATGGACTTGGGGAGCTTCAGTTGAGCTTGAACCCCCTCAATTggagcctaaccatctggaaggagTTTTTGTTTTGCTTTTGCGGTCACAATGGTTTTAACACCAAAATTAATGCTGTCGCAACTTTTACATGGTATAATACTGAACTCCGGATGAAAGAGAGTAGAGATCGTACAATAATTGGGGGATGTGGTACAGCTGACAAGTTGTCAATTTCTCATCAGGTAGCTTGGCATTGCAAACTAGACAACCGGGGAAGGGAGACTTGATGGTTGACGCGCATCTCTCCTACCAATCAAGCGATCGTTGCTTCAAGCAGGGGACT
It encodes:
- the LOC119302551 gene encoding uncharacterized protein LOC119302551 → MGLLSNRVERSEVRPGDHIYTWRAVYAYSHHGIYVGGSKVVHFTRKKEVESSDSSNSISGLISQASSECPTFPDCGFQLADSGVVLTCLDCFLGNGSLYCFEYGVPPAIFLAKFRGGTCTIAQSDPSEVVVRRAMHLLQNGFGNYDMFEKNCEDFALYCKTGLVPVDEPGIGVSGQASSAIGVPLAALLSTPFKIFAAGPLGMATVTAGMYCAGRYITDIGVRKDVAKVEVENLSSHLGFRRVEDAESVNRSSDKVKKLLPLKRKRER